The following proteins come from a genomic window of Pyxidicoccus sp. MSG2:
- a CDS encoding metal-dependent hydrolase: MNPIVHGELAWLAAQGLRERRDRILVVCAGLAPDLDGLSLLGGKDWYERYHHVLFHGYVGALVTMAVCTALARQRAWVAGLSLLAFHLHIVCDLAGSGPGWPIHYWWPNSMREWFWDGQWDLASWQNSIIGLAATLACLACALRFRRTMVEVFSPRWDAEVTRTLRRRFLGEVDSPSSTPPVR; encoded by the coding sequence ATGAACCCCATCGTCCATGGCGAGCTCGCGTGGCTCGCCGCCCAGGGCCTGCGCGAGCGCAGGGACCGCATCCTCGTCGTCTGCGCAGGGCTGGCTCCGGACCTGGACGGGCTCAGCCTGCTCGGAGGCAAGGACTGGTACGAGCGCTATCACCACGTCCTCTTCCACGGGTACGTGGGCGCGCTCGTCACCATGGCGGTGTGCACCGCGCTGGCGCGGCAGCGGGCGTGGGTGGCGGGCCTGTCACTGCTGGCCTTCCACCTCCACATCGTCTGCGACCTCGCGGGCAGCGGGCCCGGCTGGCCCATCCACTACTGGTGGCCGAACAGCATGCGCGAGTGGTTCTGGGACGGGCAGTGGGACCTGGCCTCGTGGCAGAACAGCATCATCGGCCTCGCGGCCACGCTGGCGTGCCTGGCGTGCGCGCTGCGCTTCCGGCGCACCATGGTGGAGGTGTTCTCCCCGCGCTGGGACGCGGAGGTGACGCGCACGCTGCGGCGCCGGTTCCTCGGGGAGGTGGACTCCCCGAGCTCCACGCCGCCGGTGCGGTGA
- a CDS encoding tetratricopeptide repeat protein, producing MTAFHVRCVCLLALLVPLPSHAQAQALPPPERAQAAPPSPQSAALTPSVAAPSVLSSDAKEGIRLAQENCASDGFDKAGCEKAVKLLQEAERRDPDNNDVQLALAQGYWNTSFRESPQARSRGELKQRALGIYQRLVDKGTKDARAYWELSLRQKSESLRVSLLKRTVALNPFHPQANKDLAQAELNEGDVDAAVRSYEKHLEVSPYRDSQDAMDHLNFAKRLEKLGRTDAATKVAEKVSKLIQGERRGTRCEIWRSVDSKLYQSKSDMMQKVRSLLPYCTQTEDLERASDLEREGRVDEAIDAAKRQVAENPRPEGSYVLLERLYQRKGQPSQAADVALKQLEQEQDVTERCERFRALVPATVRAMPKDRVEALRRECKQPQ from the coding sequence ATGACCGCGTTTCATGTCCGCTGCGTGTGCCTGCTGGCGCTGCTCGTCCCCCTGCCGTCCCACGCCCAGGCCCAGGCCCTGCCTCCTCCGGAGCGCGCGCAGGCGGCGCCCCCTTCGCCGCAATCGGCCGCGCTCACGCCCTCCGTGGCGGCCCCCTCGGTGCTGTCGAGCGACGCGAAGGAGGGCATCCGCCTGGCGCAGGAGAACTGCGCATCGGACGGCTTCGACAAGGCGGGCTGCGAGAAGGCCGTGAAGCTGTTGCAGGAGGCGGAGCGCAGGGACCCGGACAACAACGACGTGCAGCTCGCGCTCGCGCAGGGGTATTGGAACACGTCCTTCCGCGAGTCCCCGCAGGCGCGCTCACGGGGCGAGCTGAAGCAGCGCGCGCTCGGCATCTACCAGCGACTGGTGGACAAGGGCACGAAGGACGCACGGGCCTACTGGGAGCTGAGTCTGAGGCAGAAGAGCGAGTCGCTGCGGGTGTCGCTGCTCAAGCGCACGGTGGCGCTCAACCCGTTCCACCCGCAGGCGAACAAGGACCTGGCCCAGGCGGAGCTGAACGAGGGCGACGTGGACGCGGCGGTGCGCAGCTACGAGAAGCACCTGGAGGTGAGCCCGTACCGGGACTCGCAGGACGCGATGGACCACCTGAACTTCGCGAAGCGGCTGGAGAAGCTGGGGCGGACGGATGCGGCGACGAAGGTGGCGGAGAAGGTGTCGAAGCTCATCCAGGGCGAGCGGCGCGGCACGCGCTGCGAAATCTGGCGCTCGGTGGACTCGAAGCTGTACCAGTCGAAGAGCGACATGATGCAGAAGGTGCGGTCGCTGCTTCCGTACTGCACCCAGACGGAGGACCTGGAGCGCGCGTCGGACCTGGAGCGCGAGGGCCGGGTGGACGAGGCGATTGACGCGGCGAAGCGCCAGGTGGCGGAGAACCCGCGGCCGGAGGGCTCGTACGTGCTGCTGGAGCGGCTCTACCAGCGCAAGGGCCAGCCGTCGCAAGCGGCGGACGTGGCCCTGAAGCAACTGGAGCAGGAGCAGGACGTGACGGAGCGCTGCGAGCGCTTCCGCGCCCTGGTGCCCGCCACGGTGCGCGCCATGCCCAAGGACCGCGTGGAGGCGCTGCGCCGCGAGTGCAAGCAGCCGCAGTGA
- a CDS encoding sensor histidine kinase — translation MRLARKFTLALVLLAVAVISGLQYIQVRRELERSALDMQHDHRLLGHTLAGAIGKAWQLAGEREALTLLHQSNRFQEQVHLRWVWLDGGPGTPSLDGFPPRLLATLRAGQDGSMVDPSPEPGLLHSYTPVIINNQRLGAIEITESLGDQQQHVRTVVVGTIAATAAITAAFFVAAMAMGRRLVGEPVDRLVKLAHRIGQGDLTARVQLPQRRGDELTTLASAMNRMGEQLEETRARLASETAARLSAVEHLRHADRLTTVGKLASGVAHELGTPLNVVMGRAKMISSGEAEGEEVNECAQIISQQAQHMTGIIRQLLDFARRRAPHRAPEDVHGLVERSLSLLRPMASKRSVALEAQVPAGLALEADGGQVQQVLTNLVMNALQAMKRPGTVHVRAEEVRATPPAAEGGAEADYVRLDVEDQGDGIPADVLPHVFEPFFTTKDVGEGTGLGLSVSYGLVRDHGGWIGVRSEPGRGSCFSIYLPRGGN, via the coding sequence GTGAGACTCGCTCGCAAGTTCACCCTGGCCCTCGTCCTGCTCGCTGTCGCCGTCATCTCCGGCCTGCAGTACATCCAGGTGCGCCGCGAGCTGGAGCGCTCCGCGCTGGACATGCAGCACGACCACCGCCTCCTCGGCCACACGCTCGCCGGCGCCATCGGCAAGGCGTGGCAGCTCGCCGGTGAGCGGGAGGCCCTCACCCTCCTCCACCAGTCCAACCGCTTCCAGGAGCAGGTGCACCTGCGCTGGGTGTGGCTCGACGGTGGCCCCGGCACCCCGTCCCTGGACGGCTTCCCGCCGAGACTGCTCGCCACGCTGCGCGCGGGGCAGGACGGCTCCATGGTGGACCCGAGCCCGGAGCCGGGCCTGCTGCACTCGTACACGCCGGTCATCATCAACAACCAGCGGCTGGGGGCCATCGAAATCACCGAGTCGCTGGGCGACCAGCAGCAGCACGTGCGCACCGTCGTGGTGGGCACCATCGCCGCCACCGCCGCGATTACGGCCGCCTTCTTCGTGGCCGCCATGGCCATGGGCCGGCGCCTCGTGGGCGAGCCCGTGGACCGGCTGGTGAAGCTCGCGCACCGCATCGGCCAGGGCGACCTCACCGCGCGCGTGCAGCTCCCCCAGCGGCGCGGCGACGAGCTGACGACGCTGGCCAGCGCGATGAACCGCATGGGCGAGCAACTGGAGGAGACGCGCGCGCGCCTCGCCTCGGAGACGGCCGCGCGGCTGTCCGCGGTGGAGCACCTGCGGCACGCGGACCGGCTCACCACCGTGGGCAAGCTGGCCTCGGGCGTGGCGCACGAGCTGGGCACGCCGCTCAACGTCGTCATGGGCCGCGCGAAGATGATTTCCAGCGGCGAGGCCGAGGGCGAGGAGGTGAACGAGTGCGCTCAAATCATCTCCCAGCAGGCCCAGCACATGACGGGCATCATCCGCCAGCTCCTGGACTTCGCCCGGCGCCGCGCGCCCCACCGCGCGCCGGAGGACGTGCACGGCCTGGTGGAGCGCTCGCTCAGCCTGCTGCGGCCCATGGCGTCCAAGCGCAGCGTGGCGCTGGAGGCCCAGGTGCCCGCGGGGCTGGCGCTGGAGGCGGATGGAGGACAGGTACAGCAGGTGCTCACGAACCTGGTGATGAACGCCCTGCAGGCCATGAAGCGCCCGGGCACCGTCCACGTGCGCGCCGAGGAGGTCCGCGCCACACCGCCGGCCGCGGAGGGCGGCGCCGAGGCCGACTACGTGCGGCTGGACGTGGAGGACCAGGGCGACGGCATCCCCGCGGACGTGCTGCCCCACGTCTTCGAGCCCTTCTTCACCACCAAGGACGTGGGCGAGGGCACGGGCCTGGGTCTGTCCGTGTCCTACGGTCTGGTGAGAGACCATGGGGGCTGGATTGGCGTGCGCAGCGAGCCCGGACGCGGTAGCTGCTTCTCCATCTACCTGCCACGAGGAGGGAACTGA
- a CDS encoding sigma-54-dependent transcriptional regulator, which produces MPGRVLVVEDEREMRAMLEKGLTRRSFTPVAMPSADEALAKLAAEDFDVVLTDLRMPGMDGLALCERIALNRPDIPVVVVTAFGSLETAVAAIRAGAYDFVTKPIDVDALVLVLERAVQHRALREEVRRLRQALGRRDDGGAVVGESPAMKQAYALIDRVADLDSTVLITGESGTGKEVAARAVHTRGRRKDGPFVALNCAAMPEALLESELFGHAKGAFTDAKAARTGLFVQAHGGTLFLDEVGELPLTLQPKLLRALQERVVRPVGGDTEVPFDARIVAATNRDLELAVEEGRFREDLYYRLNVIGIELPPLRARGNDVLALSQRFIEQFAARTGKRVEGLSPAAAQRLLAYGWPGNVRELQNCIERAVALTSFEQLTVDDLPERVRNYSQPKAVPENTDPSELVTLEELERRYIHRVLEAVGGSRTLAARVLGVDRKTLYRKLERDDEAKKP; this is translated from the coding sequence ATGCCGGGCCGCGTCCTGGTCGTCGAGGACGAGCGCGAGATGCGCGCCATGCTGGAGAAGGGCCTCACGCGCCGGAGCTTCACGCCGGTGGCGATGCCCTCCGCGGACGAGGCGCTGGCGAAGCTGGCCGCCGAGGACTTCGACGTGGTGCTCACCGACTTGCGCATGCCCGGCATGGACGGGCTCGCGCTGTGTGAGCGCATCGCCCTCAACCGCCCGGACATCCCGGTGGTGGTGGTGACGGCCTTCGGCAGCCTGGAGACGGCGGTGGCCGCCATCCGCGCGGGCGCGTACGACTTCGTCACCAAGCCCATCGACGTGGACGCGCTGGTGCTGGTGCTGGAGCGCGCGGTGCAGCACCGCGCCCTGCGCGAGGAGGTGCGCCGGCTGAGGCAGGCGCTGGGCCGACGCGACGACGGCGGCGCGGTGGTGGGCGAGAGCCCGGCCATGAAGCAGGCCTACGCGCTCATCGACCGCGTGGCGGACCTGGACTCCACGGTGCTGATTACCGGCGAGAGCGGCACCGGCAAGGAGGTCGCCGCGCGCGCCGTGCACACGCGGGGACGCCGCAAGGACGGGCCCTTCGTGGCCCTCAACTGCGCGGCCATGCCGGAGGCGTTGCTGGAGAGCGAGCTGTTCGGCCATGCGAAGGGCGCCTTCACCGATGCGAAGGCGGCGCGCACCGGACTCTTCGTCCAGGCGCATGGCGGCACCCTCTTCCTGGATGAAGTGGGGGAGCTGCCCCTCACGCTCCAGCCCAAGCTGCTGCGCGCGTTGCAGGAGCGCGTGGTGCGCCCGGTGGGCGGAGACACGGAGGTGCCCTTCGACGCGCGCATCGTCGCGGCCACCAACCGCGACCTCGAGCTGGCGGTGGAGGAAGGCCGCTTCCGCGAGGACCTCTACTACCGGCTCAACGTCATCGGCATCGAACTGCCGCCGCTGCGCGCACGCGGCAACGACGTGCTGGCCCTGTCCCAGCGCTTCATCGAGCAGTTCGCCGCGCGCACCGGCAAGCGCGTGGAGGGCCTGTCCCCCGCGGCGGCGCAGCGGCTGCTCGCCTACGGGTGGCCGGGCAACGTGCGCGAGCTGCAGAACTGCATCGAGCGCGCAGTGGCGCTCACCTCCTTCGAGCAGCTCACCGTCGACGATTTGCCCGAGCGCGTGCGCAACTACAGCCAGCCGAAGGCGGTGCCGGAGAACACGGACCCGTCGGAGCTGGTGACGCTGGAGGAATTGGAACGGCGCTACATCCACCGCGTGCTGGAGGCGGTGGGCGGCAGCCGCACGCTGGCCGCGCGGGTGCTCGGCGTGGACCGCAAGACGCTCTACCGGAAGCTGGAGCGCGACGACGAGGCGAAGAAGCCCTGA
- a CDS encoding AcvB/VirJ family lysyl-phosphatidylglycerol hydrolase, which yields MRRRGLVVLGLLFATCAAVPVDASSETARFGRLGTVVVTRPRAPPASVALLLSDGPPGSGRGAELASVLAEHGALVLGVDARAYLRALERESGCAYPAGDLEALSQGFQQHAGLPEYLHPTLVGVGAGAGLADAALAQAPAGTFTGAVGMDVHPAKSLSVTFCAGPGREHGHTSGQQLVPARTLPQLLSAYDAASVPAPLPSTASDAVKDLPLVEVAAKTQGSDTLAFIVTGDGGMAALDRALATSFSDAGIPVVALDSLRYFWKRRTPEETAADVARALRHYLPAWGRQRVLLVGYSRGADLVPAIAARLPPELRERLRLVALIAPGQEAEFEVHVTDLFGIGKHPSLPVLPDVEALGDTPLLCVYGAKEASESLCPKLPPRPGWRVVARKGGHHFDGDFEALARLVLQSLP from the coding sequence ATGAGACGCAGGGGACTCGTAGTGCTGGGGTTGTTGTTCGCCACGTGCGCCGCGGTGCCGGTGGATGCGAGCTCGGAGACCGCGCGCTTCGGTCGGCTGGGCACGGTGGTGGTGACGCGCCCCAGGGCCCCGCCCGCGTCGGTGGCGCTACTGCTGTCGGACGGACCCCCGGGAAGCGGGCGCGGCGCGGAGCTGGCGTCGGTGCTGGCGGAGCACGGCGCGCTGGTGCTGGGCGTGGACGCGCGGGCATACCTGCGCGCGCTGGAGCGCGAGTCCGGCTGTGCGTACCCGGCGGGAGACCTGGAGGCACTGAGCCAGGGCTTCCAGCAGCACGCGGGCCTGCCCGAGTACCTCCACCCGACGCTCGTCGGCGTGGGCGCCGGCGCGGGGTTGGCGGACGCCGCGCTGGCCCAGGCTCCCGCGGGGACGTTCACCGGCGCGGTGGGCATGGACGTGCACCCGGCGAAGTCCCTGTCTGTCACCTTCTGCGCGGGGCCTGGGCGCGAGCACGGGCACACCTCGGGCCAGCAGTTGGTGCCGGCGCGCACGCTGCCCCAATTGCTGTCCGCCTATGACGCGGCCTCCGTGCCCGCACCGCTGCCTTCCACGGCCTCGGATGCGGTGAAGGACCTGCCGCTGGTGGAGGTGGCCGCGAAGACGCAGGGCAGTGACACGCTGGCGTTCATCGTCACGGGCGACGGCGGCATGGCGGCGCTGGACCGGGCCCTGGCCACCTCATTCTCGGACGCGGGCATTCCCGTGGTGGCGCTCGACTCGCTCCGCTACTTCTGGAAGCGGCGCACGCCGGAGGAGACGGCGGCGGACGTGGCGCGCGCGCTGCGGCACTACCTGCCCGCGTGGGGCCGGCAGCGCGTGTTGCTGGTGGGGTACTCGCGCGGCGCGGACCTGGTGCCGGCCATCGCGGCCCGCCTGCCACCGGAGCTGCGCGAGCGGCTGCGACTGGTGGCCCTCATCGCTCCAGGACAGGAGGCGGAGTTCGAGGTGCACGTCACCGACCTCTTCGGCATCGGCAAGCACCCCAGCCTTCCCGTCCTCCCCGACGTGGAGGCGCTCGGCGACACACCGTTGCTGTGCGTCTACGGCGCGAAGGAGGCGTCGGAGAGCCTGTGCCCGAAGCTGCCGCCCAGGCCCGGCTGGCGCGTGGTGGCACGAAAGGGCGGCCACCACTTCGACGGGGACTTCGAGGCCCTCGCGCGACTCGTCCTCCAGTCGCTCCCCTGA
- the mprF gene encoding bifunctional lysylphosphatidylglycerol flippase/synthetase MprF produces MDRLRRVALALLPLVLLGVAAWVLHRELATLRGGEVRAGLAAIPPGRVLLALLVTGANYLALTLYDVLSLRHVGRGLPYRHVGFTSFIGYAFGHNVGMSFFSGGSVRYRLYSAHGLSALDVAQVATFNALTFWSGLLAVAGTALVAGRGASALLSLPPEVARALGLGMLGLLLVYLGACAWVRRPLRVRDVEVTLPTPGLAVAQLAVSCLDWALAALVLWVLLPEGAGVSLPGLVALFALAQLAGIASQVPGGLGVFESLILAALSPAVPAPLVLGTLLVYRVVYYLLPFTVAVLLLALHEVGLHRERLGRAARVTRDTFAPVVPWMASAAAFIAGAVLLFSGATPTVPERLSFLKDLVPLPLMEASHLLGSLAGLALLVLAQGLQRRLDGAYVMTQVALVAGAVFSLIKGVDYEEAALLLALALALVPFRARFHRRASLLEDVFSPGWLLATGVVVAASVGLGLLAYRHVAYSHALWWQFTFGGDAPRFMRATVGVLGAGLLFGVAALLRPASARPRPPDAAALARVRPLVSHSPESAAYLALVGDKSLLFNNGGSAFLMYGVAGRSWVSMGDPVGPEGEATELAWHFQALADRHEGQACFYQVCARSLPRYLDLGLSLLKLGEEATVPLADFGLDGPERRGLRHIVHKLEREGLTFEVLPREAVPALLPELKAISDAWLEEKHTREKGFSLGYFSPRYLEEGPVAVVRRDGRPWGFANVWAPEVKDELSLDLMRYRPGSPHGVMDFLFVSLMLWGRRQGYGRFNLGMAPFSGFEARSLAPMWNRMGAFLFRHGEHFYNFQGLRQYKEKFKPAWAPRFLASPGGLALPRVLANVSALVSRGLGGVVAR; encoded by the coding sequence ATGGACAGGCTGCGGCGCGTGGCCCTCGCCCTGCTGCCCCTGGTGCTGCTGGGCGTGGCGGCCTGGGTGCTGCACCGCGAGCTGGCGACGCTGCGGGGCGGGGAGGTGCGGGCGGGCCTGGCGGCCATTCCCCCGGGCCGCGTCCTGCTGGCGCTGCTCGTCACCGGCGCGAACTACCTCGCGCTGACGCTGTATGACGTGCTGTCGCTGCGGCACGTCGGCCGGGGGCTGCCGTACCGGCACGTGGGCTTCACGTCCTTCATCGGCTACGCCTTCGGCCACAACGTGGGCATGTCGTTCTTCAGCGGAGGCTCGGTGCGCTACCGGCTCTACTCCGCCCACGGCCTGTCCGCGCTGGACGTCGCGCAGGTGGCCACCTTCAACGCGCTCACGTTCTGGTCGGGGCTGCTGGCGGTGGCGGGCACGGCGCTGGTGGCCGGCCGCGGGGCGTCGGCGCTGCTGTCACTCCCGCCGGAGGTGGCGCGAGCGCTGGGGCTGGGCATGCTGGGCCTGCTGCTGGTGTACCTCGGGGCCTGCGCGTGGGTGCGCCGCCCGCTGCGGGTGCGCGACGTGGAGGTGACGCTGCCCACGCCCGGGCTGGCGGTGGCCCAGCTCGCGGTGTCGTGCCTGGACTGGGCGCTGGCGGCGCTGGTGCTGTGGGTGCTGCTCCCCGAGGGCGCGGGCGTGTCGCTGCCGGGACTGGTGGCACTCTTCGCGCTGGCGCAACTGGCGGGCATCGCCAGTCAGGTGCCCGGAGGACTGGGCGTGTTCGAGTCCCTCATCCTCGCGGCGCTGTCGCCCGCCGTGCCGGCGCCCCTCGTGCTGGGCACGCTGCTCGTCTACCGCGTCGTCTACTACCTGCTGCCCTTCACCGTGGCGGTGCTGCTCCTGGCCCTCCACGAAGTGGGGCTGCACCGCGAGCGCCTGGGACGGGCGGCGCGTGTGACGCGGGACACCTTCGCTCCGGTGGTGCCGTGGATGGCGTCCGCGGCGGCCTTCATCGCCGGTGCGGTGCTGCTCTTCTCCGGTGCCACGCCCACGGTGCCCGAGCGGCTGTCCTTCCTGAAGGACCTCGTCCCGCTGCCGCTGATGGAGGCGTCGCACCTGCTGGGCAGCCTGGCCGGACTGGCGCTGCTGGTGCTGGCGCAGGGGCTCCAGCGCCGGCTGGATGGGGCCTACGTGATGACGCAGGTGGCGCTGGTGGCGGGCGCGGTGTTCTCGCTCATCAAGGGCGTGGACTACGAGGAGGCGGCGCTGCTCCTGGCGCTGGCCCTGGCGCTGGTGCCCTTCCGCGCGCGCTTCCACCGGCGCGCGTCGCTGCTCGAGGACGTCTTCAGCCCGGGGTGGCTGCTGGCCACGGGGGTGGTGGTGGCCGCGTCGGTGGGACTGGGGCTGCTCGCGTACCGGCACGTGGCCTACAGCCATGCGCTGTGGTGGCAGTTCACCTTCGGCGGGGACGCGCCGCGCTTCATGCGGGCCACGGTGGGCGTGCTGGGCGCGGGGCTGCTGTTCGGCGTGGCCGCGTTGCTGCGGCCCGCGTCCGCACGTCCCCGGCCTCCGGACGCGGCGGCGCTGGCGCGCGTGCGGCCACTGGTGTCGCACTCACCGGAGTCCGCGGCGTACCTGGCGCTGGTGGGGGACAAGTCGCTGCTCTTCAACAACGGGGGCTCGGCCTTCCTCATGTACGGCGTGGCCGGGCGCAGCTGGGTGTCCATGGGGGACCCGGTGGGGCCGGAGGGCGAGGCCACGGAGCTGGCGTGGCACTTCCAGGCGCTGGCGGACCGGCACGAGGGACAGGCCTGCTTCTACCAGGTGTGCGCGAGGTCGCTGCCGCGCTACCTGGACCTGGGACTGTCGCTGCTGAAGCTGGGCGAGGAGGCCACGGTGCCACTGGCGGACTTCGGCCTGGACGGGCCGGAGCGCAGGGGGCTGCGCCATATCGTGCACAAGCTGGAGCGCGAGGGCCTCACCTTCGAGGTGCTGCCGCGCGAGGCGGTGCCGGCGCTGCTGCCGGAGTTGAAGGCCATCTCCGACGCGTGGCTGGAGGAGAAGCACACGCGCGAGAAGGGCTTCAGCCTGGGCTACTTCTCGCCGCGCTACCTGGAGGAGGGGCCGGTGGCCGTGGTGCGCCGGGACGGCAGGCCCTGGGGGTTCGCCAACGTGTGGGCGCCGGAGGTGAAGGACGAGCTGAGCCTGGACCTGATGCGCTACCGACCGGGCAGTCCACACGGGGTGATGGACTTCCTCTTCGTGTCGCTGATGCTGTGGGGACGGCGGCAGGGCTATGGCCGCTTCAACCTGGGCATGGCGCCCTTCAGCGGCTTCGAGGCCCGGAGCCTGGCGCCGATGTGGAACCGGATGGGCGCGTTCCTCTTCCGGCACGGCGAGCACTTCTACAACTTCCAGGGGCTGCGGCAGTACAAGGAGAAGTTCAAGCCGGCATGGGCGCCCCGCTTCCTCGCATCGCCCGGAGGGCTGGCACTGCCCCGGGTGCTGGCCAACGTCTCCGCGCTGGTGTCGCGAGGACTGGGCGGGGTGGTGGCGCGATGA
- a CDS encoding glutaminyl-peptide cyclotransferase: MKPSLRKSSWLLPLCALSATCTPAHRSVAEVPEGATPLRRVARIVREYPHSTDAFTQGLVFHQGHLFESTGHEGTLRQLSFDSAEPVWMEELGDIFTEGLASDGERLYQLTWTEGLLFTWSGMPPRRERTTRYEGDGWGLCYWEGKLVRSDGSSTLTFHAPEDFRPLGTVEVTLQGQPVDQLNELECANGVIYANVWHTSEVLEIDPHTGHVVAVIDASELTRAVAPQLRSNEAVLNGIAVEPGTGRMFMTGKLWPKLFEVRLEPAPGEN, encoded by the coding sequence ATGAAGCCCTCCCTGCGGAAGTCCTCCTGGCTGTTGCCGCTGTGCGCGCTGAGCGCGACGTGCACGCCCGCGCACCGGTCCGTCGCGGAAGTGCCGGAGGGCGCCACGCCCCTGCGGCGCGTGGCGCGCATCGTCCGCGAGTACCCGCACTCCACGGACGCCTTCACGCAGGGGCTCGTGTTCCACCAGGGCCACCTCTTCGAGAGCACCGGCCACGAGGGCACCCTGCGCCAGCTCTCCTTCGACTCCGCGGAGCCGGTGTGGATGGAGGAGCTGGGCGACATCTTCACGGAAGGGCTGGCCAGCGACGGCGAGCGCCTCTACCAGCTCACCTGGACGGAGGGGCTGCTCTTCACGTGGAGTGGCATGCCCCCGCGCCGCGAGCGCACCACGCGCTACGAGGGTGACGGCTGGGGCCTGTGCTACTGGGAGGGGAAGCTGGTGCGCAGCGACGGCAGCTCCACGCTGACCTTCCACGCGCCCGAGGACTTCCGTCCGCTGGGCACCGTGGAGGTGACGCTGCAGGGCCAGCCCGTGGACCAGCTCAACGAGCTGGAGTGCGCCAACGGCGTCATCTACGCCAATGTCTGGCACACCTCGGAGGTGCTCGAAATCGACCCGCACACCGGCCACGTGGTGGCCGTCATCGACGCGTCCGAATTGACGCGCGCGGTGGCCCCGCAGCTGCGCAGCAACGAGGCGGTGCTCAACGGCATCGCCGTGGAGCCGGGCACCGGCCGCATGTTCATGACGGGCAAGCTGTGGCCGAAGCTCTTCGAGGTGCGCCTGGAGCCCGCGCCGGGCGAGAACTGA
- a CDS encoding response regulator translates to MGPEDNVNEQAASRQRPGSTREWADGRGAPRILVAEDQAEMRVLLRRALMRRGYEVVDAPDGPHLVQAIVDGLLAPQTLVPDLIVTDVRMPGYSGLEVLARLRREGWTTPVILITAFGDAQLHEEAKQLGASCVLNKPFAMEDLCAAVEALVPPPR, encoded by the coding sequence ATGGGGCCGGAAGACAACGTGAATGAGCAGGCGGCGTCGCGACAGCGGCCTGGCTCGACCCGGGAGTGGGCGGACGGGCGCGGAGCGCCGCGCATCCTGGTGGCGGAGGACCAGGCGGAGATGCGCGTGCTGCTGCGGCGGGCGCTGATGCGCCGGGGCTATGAGGTGGTGGACGCGCCCGACGGGCCGCACCTGGTGCAGGCGATTGTGGATGGGCTGCTGGCGCCGCAGACGCTGGTGCCGGACCTCATCGTCACCGACGTGCGCATGCCCGGCTACTCCGGCCTGGAGGTGCTCGCCCGGCTGCGGCGCGAGGGGTGGACCACACCGGTCATCCTCATCACCGCCTTTGGTGACGCGCAGCTCCATGAGGAGGCGAAGCAGCTCGGCGCGTCGTGCGTGCTCAACAAGCCCTTCGCCATGGAGGACCTCTGCGCCGCGGTGGAGGCGCTCGTCCCTCCACCGCGCTGA